In Tachypleus tridentatus isolate NWPU-2018 chromosome 7, ASM421037v1, whole genome shotgun sequence, a genomic segment contains:
- the LOC143256438 gene encoding uncharacterized protein LOC143256438, which yields MLMNSRYLNYPLSIKGMAFIPSLLGFVFFGILTYLYGRFPPKTDATAGGRLKKKSSWRRERGNSHRKYALYHIGISDLRKLKRKKYRAEKRPHKEVVVSWNENVGTSTTCSP from the coding sequence ATGCTGATGAATTCTCGGTATCTCAACTATCCACTGTCGATTAAAGGAATGGCATTTATCCCTTCGCTACTAGGCTTCGTATTTTTCGGTATACTCACTTACTTGTACGGCCGTTTCCCGCCGAAAACTGACGCAACAGCAGGAGGAAGGCTTAAGAAAAAGAGCAGCTGGAGACGAGAACGAGGCAACAGTCACCGAAAATACGCCCTCTATCATATTGGAATATCTGATTTGAGAAAACTGAAACGAAAAAAATATAGGGCAGAGAAAAGGCCTCACAAAGAAGTGGTAGTTTCGTGGAATGAAAATGTGGGTACATCAACAACTTGTAGCCCATGA